A window of the Deferrivibrio essentukiensis genome harbors these coding sequences:
- the hutI gene encoding imidazolonepropionase: MRTVVKNIGQLVTPVNPKFAVKDEVKKLKIHEDVNLIIEDGIFVDITEKDVKGDNEIDACGKVVLPAFADPHTHIPFVGSREREFNERILGKSYMEIAKGGGGINSTVAAVRDATFDDLYNAAKKDLELLIKHGVGSVEMKSGYGLDLETEIKQLKVINKLKSEYLVDIKATFMGAHEIPLEYKDKKDAYIDKVINEMLPEVKRNDLAEYVDIFCEKDVFEIDDSRKILTAASKMGFKIRIHADEIYPLGGSILCAEFDAVSGEHLVKISDENILRLIDKGVVFNLLPATTFFLMSDEYAPARKILEKGGIVALSTDLNPGSSYTHNICLVMAIACLKMKMTMEEAINAVTINGAYSLGLSDKTGSIHIGKQADFLIFNAPDYKYLVYNFGVNRVEKVFKKGVEIYSHE; encoded by the coding sequence CATGAAGATGTGAATTTGATAATAGAGGATGGCATATTTGTTGATATAACTGAAAAAGATGTAAAAGGGGATAATGAGATAGATGCATGTGGCAAGGTAGTATTGCCTGCATTTGCAGATCCTCACACTCATATCCCTTTTGTTGGCTCGAGAGAGAGAGAATTCAATGAAAGAATTTTGGGAAAATCGTATATGGAAATTGCAAAAGGTGGCGGAGGGATTAATTCAACCGTTGCTGCAGTAAGAGATGCGACCTTTGATGATTTGTATAACGCGGCAAAGAAAGACTTAGAGCTGCTGATAAAGCATGGTGTCGGCTCAGTAGAGATGAAAAGCGGATATGGGCTTGATTTGGAAACGGAGATAAAACAGCTTAAAGTTATAAACAAACTGAAATCTGAATATTTAGTAGATATAAAAGCTACTTTTATGGGTGCACATGAAATACCTTTGGAATATAAAGATAAAAAGGATGCATATATTGACAAAGTGATCAATGAAATGCTGCCAGAAGTCAAACGTAATGACTTGGCGGAATATGTGGATATTTTTTGTGAAAAAGATGTGTTTGAGATTGATGACTCAAGAAAAATCCTAACTGCTGCAAGTAAAATGGGGTTTAAGATAAGGATTCATGCTGATGAAATTTATCCTCTCGGCGGTTCAATTTTGTGTGCTGAATTTGATGCCGTCAGCGGAGAACATCTGGTAAAAATTAGCGATGAAAACATTCTAAGGCTGATTGATAAAGGGGTGGTATTTAATCTTCTTCCTGCTACTACGTTTTTTCTTATGTCAGATGAGTATGCCCCTGCAAGAAAGATATTGGAAAAAGGTGGGATAGTTGCACTCTCTACTGATTTAAATCCGGGTAGCTCTTACACTCACAATATATGTTTAGTGATGGCAATTGCTTGTTTGAAGATGAAGATGACAATGGAAGAGGCGATAAACGCTGTCACAATAAATGGTGCGTACTCTCTTGGTTTGTCGGACAAAACAGGCTCGATACATATTGGCAAACAAGCGGATTTTCTGATTTTTAATGCACCTGACTATAAGTATCTTGTTTACAATTTCGGCGTAAATAGGGTGGAAAAAGTATTTAAAAAAGGGGTAGAAATATACAGTCATGAATAG
- a CDS encoding permease: MKERNKFLTLLGIFLYVFIVDFDTPKVSGAILEGFFMLQEYIREHTLTCLIPALFIAGAMSVKVSQASVIKYFGAGAKKVVSYGIASVSGAILAVCSCTILPLFTGIYSRGAGLGPAIAFVYSGPAINILAIVLTARVLGYQMGLARAIGAVSFSIVIGLLMALIFRKEEKDRQVNIPKTNIKSQSGSPAKTIIFFISMIGVLIFATWAKPIEEGTLFATIYHLKWYLTAISLALVVIFSFVSLDKDGRISWFDETWSYSKQIIPLLFIGVLVAGFLLGRPGHEGIIPARYVEALVGGNSVFANFFSSIVGAFMYFATLTEIPILQGLMGAGMGKGPALALLLSGPALSLPNMLVIRSVIGTKKTIVYVILVVIMSTIAGIIYGNFAG, translated from the coding sequence ATGAAGGAAAGGAATAAATTTCTTACATTACTTGGTATTTTTCTTTACGTATTTATAGTTGATTTTGATACACCAAAGGTTTCAGGTGCAATACTTGAAGGATTTTTCATGCTTCAGGAATATATTAGAGAGCATACGTTGACATGCCTTATCCCTGCTTTATTTATCGCAGGGGCTATGAGTGTGAAAGTTTCGCAGGCATCAGTAATAAAATATTTTGGTGCCGGGGCAAAAAAAGTGGTGTCATACGGAATTGCTTCAGTGTCAGGGGCAATTTTGGCTGTATGCTCATGCACTATTTTACCTTTGTTCACGGGGATATATTCCAGAGGCGCAGGGCTTGGTCCTGCAATAGCTTTTGTGTATTCCGGCCCTGCTATTAATATCTTAGCGATAGTCTTAACTGCAAGAGTGTTAGGTTATCAGATGGGTTTGGCAAGAGCTATCGGAGCTGTATCTTTTTCTATCGTAATAGGTCTATTGATGGCTTTAATATTCAGAAAAGAGGAAAAAGACAGGCAGGTAAATATCCCAAAAACCAATATTAAAAGCCAAAGTGGCTCGCCTGCCAAAACAATTATATTTTTTATCTCTATGATTGGTGTATTAATTTTTGCTACTTGGGCAAAGCCGATAGAAGAAGGGACACTGTTTGCCACAATTTATCATCTTAAATGGTATTTGACAGCAATCTCTTTGGCATTGGTGGTTATATTTTCATTTGTTTCATTGGATAAAGACGGGAGAATATCTTGGTTTGATGAGACATGGAGTTATTCTAAGCAAATCATACCACTTCTTTTCATAGGTGTGCTTGTCGCAGGATTTTTACTTGGAAGGCCGGGGCATGAAGGGATAATTCCTGCAAGATATGTGGAAGCGTTGGTAGGTGGAAATTCTGTTTTTGCAAACTTTTTCTCATCAATTGTAGGTGCTTTTATGTATTTTGCCACATTGACCGAGATTCCAATCTTGCAAGGCCTTATGGGTGCAGGAATGGGGAAAGGTCCTGCATTGGCATTGTTATTGTCCGGCCCTGCATTGAGCCTTCCTAATATGCTTGTAATAAGAAGTGTCATTGGCACTAAGAAAACTATTGTGTATGTTATTTTGGTAGTTATTATGTCAACTATTGCCGGAATAATTTATGGTAATTTTGCAGGGTAG
- a CDS encoding cation diffusion facilitator family transporter has product MVILQGSVMMNDNEKFHDGHDHDNEHSCEGHHHSHDHDHNHHHIDVSEVSAQKLFWVILLNFGITFAEIIGGIISGSLSLISDALHNFSDAIAVIISYIALKLGQKENSLKHTFGLKRAEILAALLNSAVLVGISVFLFFEAFKKFYYPEPILGSTMLTIAIIGLVGNLLSIYFLEAGSHENMNIKSAYLHMLSDAISSVAVILGALGIIFFKIYWIDPVLTIIIGVYVLIESFKILKKSVHILLEGTPVDISIEEIKNIVEQIDGLKNVHHIHIWSVGEKDIFFEAHAELEDMMLSDAGKIRKKVEEKLLEYGINHVTLQLEVDECVEKGILCG; this is encoded by the coding sequence ATGGTAATTTTGCAGGGTAGTGTTATGATGAATGATAATGAAAAATTTCATGATGGGCATGATCATGATAATGAGCATTCGTGTGAAGGGCATCACCACAGCCATGATCATGATCACAATCACCACCATATTGATGTAAGTGAAGTATCTGCTCAAAAGCTTTTTTGGGTTATTTTGCTAAATTTTGGTATTACTTTTGCAGAGATTATTGGTGGGATAATTTCCGGAAGTTTATCATTAATATCCGATGCATTACATAATTTTAGTGATGCAATTGCGGTAATTATTAGTTATATTGCTCTAAAATTGGGCCAGAAAGAAAATTCTTTAAAACATACATTTGGACTTAAAAGGGCTGAAATTTTGGCTGCCCTTTTAAATTCAGCCGTACTTGTGGGTATATCTGTATTCCTTTTTTTCGAAGCTTTTAAGAAATTTTATTATCCGGAACCTATTTTGGGCTCTACAATGCTTACTATTGCCATAATCGGTCTTGTAGGTAATTTACTCAGTATATATTTTCTTGAGGCTGGAAGTCATGAAAATATGAATATTAAATCTGCTTATTTGCATATGCTTTCGGATGCTATATCTTCTGTGGCGGTTATACTGGGCGCACTTGGTATAATTTTCTTTAAAATTTACTGGATTGACCCGGTACTGACAATAATAATCGGTGTGTATGTACTAATTGAAAGTTTTAAAATATTGAAAAAATCTGTACATATTTTATTGGAAGGTACACCCGTGGATATATCAATTGAAGAGATTAAGAATATTGTCGAGCAGATAGATGGACTTAAAAATGTGCATCACATTCATATCTGGTCTGTGGGAGAAAAAGATATATTTTTTGAAGCGCATGCCGAGCTTGAGGACATGATGCTTAGCGATGCGGGAAAAATACGAAAAAAGGTTGAGGAAAAATTGTTAGAATATGGTATAAATCATGTTACTTTGCAGTTGGAAGTTGATGAGTGTGTAGAAAAGGGTATACTTTGTGGTTAA
- a CDS encoding thioredoxin family protein, with amino-acid sequence MRIKVLGTGCRNCEILYNTTLAAVEQLGLEDASVEYVKEMSEITKYVMFTPGLVVDDVVVHEGKPLPNIEQVKEILNQYRG; translated from the coding sequence ATGAGAATAAAAGTTTTAGGAACAGGCTGCAGAAATTGTGAAATTTTATACAACACAACATTAGCAGCCGTTGAACAATTAGGTCTGGAAGATGCTTCTGTTGAGTACGTTAAAGAGATGTCTGAGATAACTAAATATGTTATGTTTACTCCAGGCCTTGTGGTAGATGATGTTGTTGTGCACGAAGGGAAACCTTTGCCAAACATTGAGCAGGTAAAAGAGATTTTAAATCAGTATAGGGGTTAA
- a CDS encoding nitronate monooxygenase, with protein sequence MNHPKIIQGGMGVGVSNWKLAKSVSISGGLGVVSSTVLDNLMVRRLNEKDEDTKRALLNFPIKDIADKILNKYYGKKNSAGGYSQVPFFSINIDQELIELTVAANFVEIYLAKEGHNNPVGINLLEKVQMPTLYSLYGAMLAGVDYVIMGAGIPREIPGILDRFANGLDAELSLYVTGAESNNSYKMYFSPEKFMGKQLNLKRPYFFPIVSSNTLATTLIKKSNGKIDGLIIENYSAGGHNAPPRVKGVFHNNGSPVYGDKDIVNLNKIKELDIPFFLAGSFVTPEIISKTIDEAGASGIQVGTIFALTSESGFDESIKLEIVNKIKNNTINIFTDPLASPTGFPFKVASIKGTLSEQDIYDNRPRVCNLRYLAELYKDENGNIGYRCPAEPINEYLKKGGKIEETVGRKCLCNALLANIGYGNTYKNGYQEPYLITLGDSVSLISHFLPDEGLPSAKNVTIQLKSYIEN encoded by the coding sequence ATGAATCATCCAAAGATTATACAAGGCGGTATGGGGGTTGGAGTCTCTAACTGGAAATTGGCAAAATCCGTTTCCATATCAGGTGGGCTCGGTGTTGTTTCATCTACCGTGCTTGATAACTTAATGGTTAGAAGATTAAATGAAAAAGATGAAGACACCAAAAGAGCGCTCCTTAATTTTCCAATAAAAGATATTGCCGATAAAATTTTAAACAAATATTATGGTAAAAAAAATAGTGCAGGTGGTTATTCTCAAGTACCTTTCTTTTCTATTAATATAGATCAAGAACTTATTGAGCTTACTGTGGCAGCAAATTTTGTTGAGATTTATCTTGCTAAAGAGGGGCACAACAACCCTGTAGGCATCAATTTACTTGAAAAAGTGCAAATGCCTACTCTCTACTCACTTTACGGGGCAATGCTTGCAGGCGTTGATTATGTGATTATGGGTGCAGGTATTCCAAGGGAGATTCCTGGTATTCTTGATAGGTTTGCAAACGGGCTTGATGCAGAATTAAGCCTATATGTTACCGGTGCTGAAAGTAACAATTCTTATAAAATGTATTTTAGCCCTGAAAAGTTTATGGGCAAGCAATTAAACCTAAAACGCCCTTACTTTTTTCCTATTGTATCGTCGAATACACTTGCAACAACACTCATAAAAAAATCGAATGGCAAAATTGACGGGCTTATAATTGAAAATTATTCTGCCGGAGGGCATAATGCTCCCCCAAGAGTAAAAGGGGTGTTTCACAATAATGGCTCCCCGGTTTATGGTGACAAAGACATTGTAAATCTTAATAAAATCAAGGAATTAGACATACCTTTTTTTCTCGCGGGCAGTTTTGTTACTCCTGAGATTATTAGTAAAACGATAGATGAAGCTGGCGCATCTGGAATACAGGTAGGGACTATATTTGCACTTACCAGTGAATCAGGTTTTGATGAAAGTATTAAACTGGAAATAGTAAATAAAATAAAAAACAATACGATTAATATTTTCACAGACCCTCTTGCTTCACCAACTGGTTTCCCTTTTAAAGTTGCTAGCATCAAAGGGACGTTATCCGAACAGGATATCTACGACAATAGGCCGAGAGTCTGCAACTTAAGATATCTGGCAGAGCTTTACAAGGATGAAAATGGAAATATAGGTTACAGATGCCCTGCTGAACCGATAAATGAATATTTAAAGAAAGGCGGAAAAATTGAAGAAACTGTTGGACGAAAATGTCTTTGCAATGCTCTCCTTGCAAATATCGGATATGGAAATACCTATAAAAATGGCTATCAAGAGCCATATCTTATAACATTGGGGGATAGTGTAAGTTTAATCTCTCACTTCTTACCAGATGAAGGATTGCCCTCAGCCAAAAATGTTACAATACAATTAAAAAGCTATATTGAAAATTAA
- a CDS encoding molybdopterin-dependent oxidoreductase, producing MHIKRRDFIKATAAAGAVLAVGCGAKTNALKPAEAKKMGDVGEKPGKWVSTTCQGCTTWDPIQVFVQDGRAVKVRGNPHSKSNLGTCCPRAHIGLQQLYDPDRVVTPMKRTNPKKGRGVDPKFVPISWDEALNMIADKMMELRKNGEAHKYMLNRGRYTYMRDIIYDAMTKIYGSPNNISHSALCAEAEKAGAFFTQGYWDYRDYDTKNTEYLLVWGLDPLVSNRQVALMIKRFHEVLDRGIVTVVDPKMGPAAAKAHNWLPILPGTDGALAVALAHVLLTEGLWSKEFVGDFKDGKNRFVKNQTVDESTFEEKHTYGLVKWWNIELKDKTPEWAEKECGIPASQIYKTAREIAAKAPKVCVWMGPGAAMQIRGTYSAMAVHALNGLLGSADVEGGVLQKMKQVVNKMPKVDKYKDEIAKKKFKKIDQRGYLEFPALNKGKPGGGVVTNNVATAMLNKDPYEIKMCIGYMNNFAFSGTEGQRWEKAFSSPELFFVHLTTHASEMTMFADIVLPCAITTFEKWGYLKSIGNANAQVCLVQPVVEPIFDVKIDETEIPYLLAKKFAERGFPNLLNYYNNEFKDPETGKSPTNEKEFALYAVKYYTAPLWDGKKEPYGDKINGWKDFTEKGVWNTGPYKYKSHWDKFKTETHKFEFYSKTLEKALTEHANKHNVDVDKVMEVTKYEARGELAFVPHYERPLRYGSKEEYPFTFFEYKSRLNREGRSQNTPWYQEFRKCDMKDVPWDDALRINPEDAKKLGIKDGDTIKVTSVLGSFITKANLYPGIRPGTVAKMYGQGHWAYGRVATGKFGVAPTKGFNNNELMPAEYDRISGSTARNGGFVGVKIEKV from the coding sequence ATGCATATCAAAAGAAGAGATTTTATTAAGGCGACGGCAGCTGCGGGTGCCGTTTTGGCTGTTGGATGTGGTGCAAAAACTAATGCACTTAAACCGGCTGAAGCTAAAAAAATGGGTGATGTCGGAGAAAAGCCAGGTAAATGGGTATCTACAACATGCCAGGGGTGTACTACTTGGGATCCAATTCAAGTATTTGTTCAGGATGGAAGGGCTGTAAAAGTCAGAGGTAATCCTCACAGTAAAAGCAATCTGGGAACTTGCTGCCCAAGAGCACATATTGGTTTACAGCAGCTTTATGACCCTGACAGGGTTGTAACACCGATGAAAAGAACTAATCCTAAAAAAGGTAGAGGTGTTGACCCTAAATTTGTACCTATATCATGGGACGAAGCTTTAAATATGATTGCGGACAAAATGATGGAGCTTAGAAAAAATGGTGAAGCTCATAAATACATGCTCAATAGAGGAAGATATACCTACATGAGAGATATAATTTATGATGCTATGACCAAAATCTATGGCTCTCCTAATAATATTTCTCACAGTGCCCTTTGTGCTGAAGCAGAAAAAGCAGGTGCATTTTTTACTCAAGGTTACTGGGACTATAGAGATTATGATACAAAAAATACAGAGTATCTTCTAGTTTGGGGATTAGATCCTTTGGTTTCAAACAGACAAGTTGCATTAATGATTAAGCGTTTTCATGAAGTTCTTGACAGAGGAATTGTGACAGTTGTTGATCCTAAAATGGGACCTGCTGCAGCAAAGGCACATAATTGGCTGCCAATTCTTCCCGGAACTGACGGAGCTCTTGCCGTGGCACTGGCTCATGTGTTATTGACTGAAGGATTATGGAGTAAAGAGTTTGTTGGAGATTTCAAAGATGGTAAAAACAGATTTGTAAAAAACCAGACAGTTGATGAGTCCACCTTTGAAGAAAAGCATACTTACGGTCTTGTAAAATGGTGGAATATTGAGCTTAAAGATAAGACACCTGAGTGGGCTGAAAAAGAATGTGGTATCCCTGCTTCACAAATCTATAAAACTGCAAGAGAGATTGCAGCAAAAGCTCCAAAGGTATGTGTGTGGATGGGGCCTGGTGCTGCTATGCAGATTAGAGGTACATATTCTGCTATGGCAGTTCATGCTTTAAATGGCCTTTTAGGGTCAGCTGATGTTGAAGGTGGCGTACTGCAAAAGATGAAGCAAGTAGTAAATAAAATGCCTAAAGTTGATAAATATAAGGATGAAATAGCTAAAAAGAAATTCAAGAAAATTGACCAGAGAGGTTATCTTGAGTTTCCTGCATTAAATAAAGGTAAGCCAGGTGGCGGGGTTGTTACAAATAATGTTGCTACAGCAATGTTAAATAAAGACCCTTATGAAATTAAAATGTGTATAGGATATATGAACAATTTTGCTTTTTCTGGGACAGAAGGGCAAAGATGGGAAAAGGCATTTTCCAGTCCTGAACTGTTCTTTGTTCATTTGACTACGCATGCTTCAGAAATGACAATGTTTGCTGATATAGTGCTGCCTTGTGCAATTACTACATTTGAAAAATGGGGATATTTGAAGTCAATTGGTAATGCAAATGCCCAAGTTTGTCTTGTTCAGCCAGTGGTAGAGCCAATTTTTGATGTTAAGATTGATGAGACTGAGATTCCATATTTGTTGGCCAAGAAGTTTGCTGAGAGAGGATTTCCAAATCTTTTAAACTACTACAATAATGAGTTTAAAGATCCAGAGACAGGAAAATCTCCAACTAATGAGAAAGAATTTGCCCTTTATGCAGTAAAATATTACACAGCTCCATTGTGGGACGGAAAAAAGGAACCTTATGGGGATAAGATAAATGGCTGGAAAGATTTTACTGAAAAAGGTGTATGGAATACAGGGCCTTATAAATATAAGAGTCATTGGGACAAATTTAAAACTGAGACACATAAGTTTGAGTTTTACAGCAAGACTCTTGAGAAGGCTTTAACAGAGCATGCAAATAAACATAATGTAGATGTAGACAAAGTGATGGAAGTTACCAAATATGAAGCTCGAGGGGAACTTGCATTTGTACCTCATTATGAAAGACCTTTGAGGTATGGTAGCAAGGAAGAATATCCATTTACCTTCTTTGAGTATAAATCAAGACTTAACAGAGAGGGGCGCTCTCAAAATACTCCATGGTATCAGGAGTTTAGAAAGTGTGATATGAAAGATGTTCCTTGGGATGATGCTTTGAGAATCAATCCTGAAGATGCTAAGAAATTAGGTATAAAAGATGGAGATACTATAAAGGTAACTTCAGTGTTAGGAAGCTTTATAACAAAAGCAAACCTTTACCCGGGAATCAGACCAGGAACCGTTGCAAAAATGTATGGTCAGGGTCACTGGGCTTATGGAAGGGTTGCTACAGGTAAATTCGGTGTTGCTCCTACAAAAGGATTTAACAATAACGAATTAATGCCAGCGGAATATGACCGTATTTCTGGCTCTACCGCAAGAAATGGTGGTTTTGTTGGCGTAAAAATTGAGAAAGTATAA
- a CDS encoding 4Fe-4S dicluster domain-containing protein, protein MPKYAMVIDLKKCVGCGACAIACKTENNTQERKNGQSYNWADFYIKMEGSFPNVKYTPYPVLCNHCSKAACVEACPVTPKAMFKTKNNVTMHNDERCIGCRSCQDACPYSVWDLDEEKDAQYSVISFNVEGEKVFANYSDTTKVVAGAASGAEIAKRTATPPYKTDYKHPDYEAVRKPGIVEKCIFCDHRTQNGELPYCVVSCPSGARVFGDLQDSNSEVSKLLKKHKAYRLKEEAGTEPNVYYINNFKI, encoded by the coding sequence ATGCCTAAATATGCAATGGTGATAGATTTAAAAAAATGTGTTGGCTGTGGGGCATGTGCAATTGCCTGTAAGACAGAAAATAATACACAGGAAAGAAAAAATGGTCAAAGCTATAACTGGGCTGACTTTTATATCAAAATGGAGGGAAGCTTTCCAAATGTAAAATATACTCCATATCCCGTGTTGTGTAATCACTGTTCAAAGGCAGCCTGTGTTGAGGCTTGCCCTGTGACTCCGAAAGCAATGTTCAAAACAAAAAATAATGTAACAATGCATAATGACGAACGTTGTATAGGTTGTCGCTCTTGTCAGGATGCTTGTCCTTATAGTGTTTGGGATCTTGACGAGGAAAAAGATGCTCAATATAGTGTAATTAGTTTCAATGTAGAAGGGGAAAAAGTTTTTGCAAACTACTCTGATACTACAAAGGTTGTCGCTGGTGCAGCCAGTGGTGCAGAAATTGCCAAAAGAACTGCAACTCCACCATACAAAACCGATTACAAACACCCTGATTACGAAGCTGTAAGAAAACCTGGAATTGTTGAAAAATGTATATTCTGCGATCATAGAACTCAAAATGGTGAATTACCTTACTGTGTGGTATCATGTCCATCTGGAGCAAGAGTATTTGGAGACTTGCAGGACAGCAATAGCGAAGTATCAAAGCTACTTAAGAAACATAAGGCTTACAGGCTTAAAGAGGAAGCAGGTACTGAACCTAATGTTTATTACATAAACAACTTTAAAATTTAA
- a CDS encoding TorD/DmsD family molecular chaperone: MKDIDCLTEASHLLSVLFYEPSEVFVDGNEEFFNEYENIVKTYCPEFNGLFKRLRNSFYDETFENLRVDHAALFFGPFKKLAYPYGSVYLESERLINGVTTKEVEKIYLKAGVEVYEDQKTVPDHIAIELEFIHFMLVKIQTEGDVQENKELLDTFVNNYFTPFADKLAQDIIEKAETEFYKTVGEMLKLFVERIK, translated from the coding sequence ATGAAAGATATTGATTGCCTGACGGAAGCGTCACATTTATTGTCTGTTTTATTTTATGAGCCGTCAGAAGTCTTTGTTGATGGCAATGAAGAATTTTTTAATGAATATGAAAATATTGTAAAAACATATTGCCCTGAATTTAACGGACTTTTTAAGAGGTTACGCAATTCGTTTTATGATGAAACATTTGAAAATTTGAGAGTTGATCATGCAGCTTTGTTTTTTGGACCATTCAAAAAGTTGGCATATCCCTATGGTTCTGTATATTTGGAAAGTGAACGATTGATAAATGGGGTTACAACAAAAGAGGTTGAAAAAATATATCTAAAAGCTGGAGTAGAGGTATATGAAGATCAGAAAACAGTTCCTGACCATATTGCTATTGAGCTTGAGTTCATCCATTTTATGCTTGTAAAAATTCAAACTGAGGGAGATGTTCAGGAGAATAAAGAGCTGCTTGATACATTTGTAAACAATTACTTTACGCCATTTGCAGATAAATTAGCTCAAGATATAATCGAAAAAGCTGAAACTGAGTTCTATAAAACAGTTGGAGAAATGTTAAAGCTTTTTGTTGAGAGAATAAAATGA
- the phnD gene encoding phosphate/phosphite/phosphonate ABC transporter substrate-binding protein translates to MKKFSYILIFSLFIVTFSFAETIKFGVSSVISAGNTVYLYERLNEYISKKLGQNVELVSKKNYSEMNELIENAEVDIASVCSGAIAFLKDDSYVLLAIPVVNGKSKYQSYFIVKKDFDYKDLTSLKGKTIAFTDKLSFSGTIYPLYFFNNNNIDVENYFSNIYFTGNHDKSIYLVSKGVVDIAPVDSLIYEHEKIVSPEVINNTKVIFKSPDFPIPPIIASKKINVRLLNRIKSILINMDKDEKGRKILRQLNIDRFEDGLGYDYSDVIKISREVENYKIINTK, encoded by the coding sequence ATGAAGAAATTTAGCTACATACTAATATTTAGTTTGTTTATAGTTACATTTTCATTTGCTGAAACCATAAAGTTTGGTGTTTCCTCAGTTATTTCTGCAGGAAATACCGTTTATTTGTATGAGAGACTTAACGAGTATATTTCAAAAAAACTTGGGCAAAATGTTGAGCTTGTAAGCAAAAAAAATTATTCAGAAATGAATGAGTTGATTGAGAATGCGGAGGTTGACATCGCAAGTGTGTGCTCGGGTGCAATTGCATTTTTGAAGGATGATTCATACGTGCTTTTGGCAATTCCTGTGGTAAACGGTAAGTCAAAATATCAGTCCTATTTTATTGTTAAAAAGGATTTTGATTATAAAGACTTAACATCATTAAAGGGTAAAACAATTGCCTTTACAGACAAGCTCTCATTTAGCGGTACTATTTATCCTTTGTACTTTTTTAATAACAATAACATCGATGTGGAAAATTATTTTTCAAACATTTATTTTACAGGTAATCACGATAAATCAATATATTTGGTAAGTAAAGGTGTGGTGGATATTGCACCGGTGGATAGTCTTATTTATGAACATGAAAAAATAGTCTCTCCTGAAGTTATTAATAATACAAAAGTGATATTTAAATCCCCTGATTTTCCTATCCCTCCTATTATTGCTTCAAAAAAAATAAATGTAAGATTATTAAATAGGATAAAAAGTATTTTGATTAATATGGACAAAGATGAAAAGGGAAGAAAGATTTTAAGGCAGTTAAATATTGACAGATTTGAAGATGGCCTTGGTTACGATTATTCAGATGTGATAAAGATTAGCCGTGAAGTCGAAAATTATAAAATTATTAATACCAAATAG